The following proteins are encoded in a genomic region of Notolabrus celidotus isolate fNotCel1 chromosome 19, fNotCel1.pri, whole genome shotgun sequence:
- the atp8b5b gene encoding phospholipid-transporting ATPase ID gives MESVRSYFGGLCGNEQKGEEERLLRANDRPYNLSFRYVNNAIRTSKYNIFTFLPLNLFEQFRRLANAYFLFLMVLQLIPQVSSLSWFTTAVPLVLVLSITAVKDASDDINRHKSDKLVNNRTVSILIDGQLKNEKWMNVQVGDIIKLENNQFVTADLLLLSSSEPLNLVYVETAELDGETNLKVKQALTVTGELGDSIDALAYFNGEVKCEPPNNRLDKFKGVLMLNGQTYSLDNDKVLLRGCTLRNTEWCFGLVIFGGLDTKLMQNSGKTTFKRTSIDHLMNVLVLCIFGFLATMCSILTVGNAIWEMREGSVFTVFLPRESGVNAPLSIFLTFWSYVIVLNTVVPISLYVSVEIIRLGNSFYIDWDRKMYYPKSDTPAQARTTTLNEELGQIKYIFSDKTGTLTQNIMTFNKCSINGKAYGELFDFSGQRVEITEKTEKVDFRWNDLADPKFTFHDHSLVETLREGSPEAQAFFRLLALCHTVMPEEKKEGELYYQAQSPDEGALVTAARNFGFVFRSRTPETITAWEMGKKVTYELLAVLDFNNVRKRMSVIVRSPEGKLTLFCKGADTIIFERLHPSCDKLKQVTTGHLNEYAGDGLRTLALAYKDLDEGYMDGWRQRHHEASTAMDDREERLDELYEEIEKDLMLLGATAVEDKLQDGVPQTIEQLTKADIKIWVLTGDKQETAENIGYSCNMLREEMTEIFIVSANTAEGVKAELQNARRKMRPESADEPSVTKSRAGLFWLKKTEIVQDEEVDGEYALIINGHSLAFALEKDLQLELLRTACMCQTVICCRVTPLQKAQVVQLVKKYKQAITLAIGDGANDVSMIKAAHIGVGISGQEGMQAVLSSDFSFAQFRYLQRLLLVHGRWSYLRMCKFLRYFFYKNFTFTFVHFWYAFFCGFSAQTVYDEWFITSYNLVYTALPVLGMSLFDQDVNDRWSFQYPQLYTPGQLNLYFSKKIFIRCMMHSCYSSLILFFIPWAAIYDTVRDDGKDIADYQSFALLAQTCLLIVVNVQLCLDTHYWTAVNQFFVWGSLAAYFAMTFTMYSNGMFFIFTSIFPFVGTARNSLNQPNVWMIMLLTSLLCLLPVVAFRFILIQIRPTINDKVRHKVRKEALPTPAPRRPPVRRISTRRSGYAFSHTQGYGDLVTSRKFLLKLPLRTRPALFSQTDSPLAQNLPQHYRTIAEEREEPKSPTQEVPTE, from the exons ATGGAGTCAGTAAGGTCATACTTTGGGGGGTTGTGTGGGAATGAGCAGAAAGGAG aggaggagagactctTGCGAGCGAATGACAGACCTTACAATCTGTCTTTCCGCTATGTT aacAATGCCATCAGGACCTccaaatacaacattttcacCTTCCTGCCTCTGAACCTCTTTGAGCAGTTCAGGAGGCTCGCCAATGCCTACTTCCTGTTCCTCATGGTCCTTCAG CTAATCCCAcaagtctcctctctctcctggttcACTACGGCCGTCCCTCTAGTTTTGGTGTTGTCTATAACAGCAGTCAAGGATGCCAGCGATGACATA AACAGACACAAAAGTGACAAACTAGTGAATAACCGCACCGTGAGCATCCTGATCGATGGACA gctaaaaaatgaaaaatggatgAATGTTCAGGTTGGAGACATCATCAAGCTGGAGAATAACCAGTTTGTCACA GCTGATCTTCTATTGCTGTCCAGCAGTGAGCCTCTCAATCTGGTCTATGTAGAAACAGCTGAATTAGATGG TGAAACCAATCTGAAGGTAAAACAAGCCCTGACTGTAACTGGAGAGCTGGGAGACAGCATTGACGCACTGGCTTACTTCAATG GGGAAGTGAAATGTGAGCCCCCTAATAACCGTCTCGACAAGTTCAAAGGAGTCCTGATGCTAAACGGACAAACCTACTCTTTGGACAATGACAAAGTGTTGCTCAGAGGATGCACTCTGAGAAACACAGAGTGGTGCTTTGGCCTGGTCATTTTTGGAG GTCTGGACACCAAGTTGATGCAGAACAGTGGCAAGACAACTTTCAAGCGGACTAGTATCGATCATTTGATGAATGTCCTGgtgttgtgt ATCTTCGGTTTCCTGGCGACTATGTGCAGCATTCTGACGGTCGGCAATGCAATCTGGGAGATGAGGGAGGGCTCAGTGTTCACAGTCTTCCTTCCTCGGGAAAGCGGGGTTAACGCTCCCCTCTCAATCTTCCTCACTTTCTGGTCCTATGTAATTGTCCTCAACACGGTGGTGCCAATTTCTCTCTATGTCAG TGTTGAGATCATCCGGCTGGGGAACAGCTTCTACATAGACTGGGACAGGAAGATGTATTACCCCAAGAGTGACACTCCTGCTCAGGCTAGGACCACCACGCTGAATGAAGAGCTGGGCCAGATCAAATACATCTTTAGTGATAAGACTGGGACTCTGACGCAGAACATCATGACTTTTAATAAGTGTTCTATCAATGGGAAAGCTTATG GGGAGCTCTTTGACTTTTCTGGACAAAGGGTGGAAATAACAGAG aaaacagagaaagtcGACTTCAGGTGGAATGATCTGGCTGATCCAAAGTTCACCTTTCACGACCACAGTCTGGTAGAGACGCTGAGAGAGGGAAGCCCGGAGGCTCAAGCCTTCTTCCGCTTGCTGGCTCTTTGCCATACAGTCATGcctgaggaaaagaaagagg GGGAGCTGTACTATCAAGCTCAGTCTCCTGATGAGGGTGCTCTGGTGACCGCAGCAAGAAACTTTGGGTTTGTGTTCCGCTCACGCACACCAGAGACCATCACGGCCTGGGAGATGGGCAAAAAAGTGACATATGAACTTCTGGCTGTTCTTGACTTCAATAATGTCCGCAAGAGAATGTCAGTAATAG TGCGAAGCCCTGAAGGGAAGTTAACTCTTTTCTGCAAAGGAGCAGACACCATCATCTTTGAAAGACTTCATCCCTCCTGTGACAAACTGAAGCAAGTCACCACAGGACACCTCAAC GAGTATGCAGGTGACGGCCTCCGCACACTGGCTTTGGCATACAAGGACTTAGATGAGGGATACATGGACGGGTGGAGACAGCGCCACCATGAGGCCAGCACTGCCATggatgacagagaggagagacttgATGAACTTTATGAAGAGATAGAGAAAGATCTGATG CTTTTGGGAGCCACAGCTGTTGAGGATAAGTTACAGGATGGCGTGCCACAGACCATAGAGCAACTCACAAAAGCGGACATCAAAATCTGGGTGTTGACAGGGGATAAACAAG AGACGGCAGAGAATATTGGCTACTCCTGCAACATGCTAAGAGAAGAGATGACAGAGATCTTTATTGTTTCAGCAAATACGGCAGAAGGAGTCAAAGCTGAGCTACA AAATGCAAGAAGAAAAATGCGTCCAGAATCGGCTGATGAGCCATCAGTGACAAAGTCTCGTGCAGGCCTGTTTTGGCTAAAGAAGACTGAGATTGTGCAGGATGAGGAGGTGGATGGAGAATACGCCCTCATTATAAATGGACACAGTTTG GCCTTTGCTCTGGAAAAGGACTTGCAGCTGGAGCTGCTAAGGACAGCATGCATGTGTCAGACTGTGATTTGCTGCAGGGTCACCCCTCTGCAAAAGGCCCAGGTGGTTCAACTGGTCAAGAAATATAAGCAGGCTATCACTTTGGCTATTGGAGATGGAGCCAACGATGTTAGCATGATCAAGG CTGCTCATATAGGTGTGGGCATCAGCGGTCAGGAGGGCATGCAAGCAGTCCTCTCCAGTGATTTCTCATTTGCCCAGTTCCGTTACCTTCAGCGCCTCCTGCTGGTGCACGGTCGCTGGTCCTACCTGCGCATGTGCAAGTTCCTACGGTACTTCTTCTACAAGAACTTCACCTTCACCTTTGTGCATTTCTGGTATGCCTTCTTTTGCGGCTTCTCTGCACAG ACTGTATATGATGAGTGGTTCATCACGTCTTACAACCTGGTGTACACAGCTCTCCCTGTCCTCGGCATGAGCCTCTTTGATCAG GATGTAAATGACCGCTGGAGCTTCCAGTATCCTCAACTCTACACTCCGGGCCAGTTGAACTTGTACTTCAGTAAAAAGATCTTTATACGCTGTATGATGCACAGCTGCTACAGCTctctcatcctcttcttcatcccgTGGGCCGCCATCTACGACACGGTCAGAGATGATGGCAAAGACATCGCTGACTATCAGTCCTTTGCTTTATTGGCACAGACCTGTCTGCTGATTGTGGTTAACGTACAG CTGTGTCTGGACACCCATTACTGGACAGCAGTGAACCAGTTCTTTGTATGGGGCAGTCTGGCTGCTTACTTTGCCATGACATTCACCATGTACAGCAACGGCATGTTCTTCATCTTCACCTCCATCTTCCCCTTTGTTG GAACAGCAAGAAACTCACTGAACCAGCCTAATGTATGGATGATCATGCTGCTGACTTCCCTCCTCTGTCTTCTGCCTGTGGTGGCTTTCCGTTTTATTCTTATTCAGATCCGCCCGACAATCAACGACAAG GTGAGACATAAGGTGCGGAAGGAGGCACTGCCAACTCCTGCACCTCGCCGCCCACCTGTCAGGCGTATCAGCACCCGTCGGTCTGGCTACGCCTTCTCACACACCCAAGGCTACGGCGACCTGGTGACCTCCCGCAAATTCTTGCTGAAACTTCCCCTGAGAACCCGGCCGGCTCTGTTCTCCCAAACAGACTCCCCTCTGGCCCAGAATCTGCCACAACATTACCGCACCAtcgcagaggagagggaggagccaAAGAGTCCAACGCAGGAGGTACCCACAGAGTGA